attgTTATAAgttcttattttccatttttgacttgaaaatttggttttcctctctgTTTTTAATCAAGTTAGCtgtttattttactattttaaagAATAATCAGTTTATGGCTTTATCAAATCAGTAgtcttttttcaattatattaattgtttggcctagaggccgatgagctacccgagtcttcttacctttcccaggtcttcggtgatcagctggataaatgtattgagagaagagactttccagagtcaaacaagggttaggctttattcagggtcttagttacttatccatatgcagggcaaattcttccccaggagaaaggaaccctcttcctcccaaggggcaaggatcatacagcaagaggatgggagcggaagaggggagggacccccaGAGGGAACCCTGCAGCaagaagagagccttcaggctttcctgtccctacttaagctctcctgccgtatagtttgcacgtgaataccgtgcgtggtctcagcccctagctaattaaccacaggtgtgctcagaccatggaccaatctcaagggggGGATGCTCTCCcaagcaagtttcccactgagaagaggtgaaaatacacaagatagcccaTGTTTCaagcctcaatccccagctgttccctggggggccttgtgagaactctgaggtttagaagtcctcacttttacctgccagagactgtccacgtgaaaactgagcttacaccccaacaattaatctcttctttaattttcagaatttctacgtAATTTAGTAGGAGATTTTTGTTTGGTGTCCAAGTTTTTAAACTTCATGATTAATATCCAGAGTACCACAATCCTCCCACTTACATAGACTTGCAACCTGGTTGTTACCTTTATTCTCTCCTTAACTCACATTCCATATCCAATTAGTTTTCACACCCTCTCAATTTTACCTTtatattcctccttctctcttgtgACACTGACGTCACTTGCTGAAGTCTGTCATCATCTCATATCTGGACTATTACAGAAGTcactggttggtctccctgcctcaaatctctccccattccaatttaTCTTCACTCAGATACCAAAATGAAGGCCCAAACATGTCACTGCCCCatccccattcaataaattcccgAAGACTCCTTACTGcctttaagatcaaatataaaatcctctcttcaATCACCTAGATTTGGTTCCCACCTGAGGAAAATGAATACAGCCCCCATCCTTTGACCTCTCACAAAAGGAAATGGGTGTGGGCCTCCCTGTTGTCATGGTTTTCCTGCCCTCTGCTGTCCAATATCTGCCCATCAGTCGTGCATACCATTGTTGCTTTCCCAGAATTATGGGCCTGCCTAGGACAGTCCTCACTATCTTACAAGTCCCTTGACtgtgttaattaattaattaatgatatTACTGTGCCTTACAGTTTCCAAAGTGTTCTCATCCAAATTTGGTTGAGATATACCTCTCTACACAGTCACTCCTCCACagctagtcagtcagtcagtgaacaagcatttattaagcacttactatgttccaggcactactacaaagaaaagtaacaacaatcacagtctctgccctcatggagctcccAAGGGGAAgacaaacaactgtgtacaagcAAAATGGATACGAGATGGATTGGAGGTGATCTCAAAAGCAAAtcactggaattaaaagggaccttagatactaccctgcccccaccccaccccccacacacatacacagtttcACCTTGGGACATGATTATGTACAAATGACTGCTCTGGGTTACTGGGATAGACcttgattcaaattctgactctagaACTTCTACATCAGTGGTGCATTAACTGGATCTTCTCTGCAATATTTCTGGGAGACCACGGACAGGCATCACTCAGAGAAGGTGTGAGAGGGCTGTGATTTGCCCTGACAGAGGGAATTTCCATGCTGATGCAAGCTAGGGCCCAGAACACCTCTTCCATTTCTGAAAATGTCAGGAGAAGGAACATCAGATAACACCTATGAAGGCCCTAATGATGAAAGCTAAGAGAGGTCATGCTGACCAATACATGACCTTGTGTGTCTGTCTGGGCATTTACCAAAAGTATTGGTCTGGCTCTTGAGCTCTGGGATTCAGGCCCAATAGTAAGCAGAAACCAAAGTACAGGACAAACCACAATGACACACTCCATAATGCCTCCTTCTATAACTGCCACGGGTCTTTTGGGGGATCTTTGCAGGGATCCACCATACATCTGGCTAGTCACCCTAAACCACCCCTATTGTAAGTATCCAAGTAATTATTAAACTGCTTATAATCATCCTGGAGCTCCCAATCTCAGTATCACCCTAGCCTCCCAAAATGTGGGAACTGTGAATATGCCCAGAGGAGACAATATTTGTTGACCCAATAAATCCTCACTCTGGGGAACTCTAACTTCTACCATGCAAATCTCTTCAATTGACTGCTTGGCTTCCTGGTTAAATATTAACTTATATCAGCTTCTGTAGCAGGAGAAGTACTGAACGAAGTATTTTCAATGTACTAGGCAAATATCGACTGTGTGGAGACATGTCAGGAGGACTGAAACCTCAATATGTCCTATTCCTTTGGATTTCTTGCTTGGCATTTGCAAAGGGGGGCAAGCTGTTGGTGGTTCCACAGGATGGCAGTCACTGGCTTAGTATGCATGGGGTCCTTCAGGAGATGCATCGAAGAGGACATGAGATCATGGTGGTTGCCCCTGCAGTGAGTCTCTACATTACAGAGGCGCCATTTTATAACCTCACACAGTACCCAGTGCCTTTCCACATGGGAGACTTGGAGTCCCACTTCCGTCAGATGAATCATGAAGTTTTTGAGAAATTACCACTTTTggaaaaatttttcaaaagaatggAGAGCGTAAGAAATGTCTCAACTTTGTTTCTGTCTGCCTGCTCACACTTGGTTAACAACAGAGAGCTGATGACTCACCTTGGTGACAATCACTTTGATGCTGTTTTTACAGACCCTTTCCTACCCTGTGGCCCAATTGTAGCCAAATACCTCTCTCTGCCAGCTGTCTACTTTCTACATGCATTGCCATGCAGTTTAGACTATCTTGCCACCCAGTGCCCCAGTCCTCCTTCATATGTTCCTCAAGGGTTTTCAGGCAGCACAGATCGCATGACTTTTTTGCAGAGAGTTAAAAACATGCTGTTAAAAActttctgtcagttctttctttctgactttgtCTACTCCCCATATACGAGTCTTGCTTCTGAACTCCTAAAGACAGAGGTGACTGTTACAGATCTTCTGAGCTATGGTTCCATTTGGCTTCTGAGAAGCgattttgcaaaggacttcccCAGGCCAACAATGCCCAATATTGTTTTCATTGGGGGAATAAACTGTGCTTACACAAAACCATTATCTCCGGTGAGTATTGGATCAAGTTCCTCCCTCTTGTTCAAGCCTCCTCACTCTGAGAACTGGATTAGTTGATGATTTTATTgtgctttttacattttattgcaGGTGCTTCTTTGTAATCTCAGTTTTGCTGTGGAATAACTTGAAGAACTAATTGGGTAGGGGGTCATTATTCGCGTTTTACATATGGACAATTGGGCATCAGATGTGGAAAGTACCCCTCTAAGGCTGTATGGACCAGGGCAAGGAACAGAGCCCAAGTCTTCTGGGTTTCCTGCCAGTGCCTGGCACTGCGCTGCCTTCCTAGAAGGTGTTGTCCTGATTCAGGCACTCTGAGGCAGTAGGtgctttctcccctcctcccttcatgGCATGGTTTGTTTGTGAATACATGTTTGATCTTTATGCAAATAGTTTGGACATTTTACTGAATTTGGTTTTGGTGGCAAGATTGTACTTGTTGTTaggttgtgtctgactttttctgaccccatggaccacagtgCAATGGACCTTCTATCCTCCACCGTCTCCCAAACTCTGTCTAAGTTCATGATTGTCATGCTCTTTCTGCATCTCAATATCTGCCTGCCCCTTCCCTTTTCTGCGATCTTTAGTAGGAGCCCATTCGttgatcttccttttctccctaccTCTTAGCCAGCCTTCTGGTCATTCAATCAGATATTGGGACATCCCTGAGAGCCAGCACCCAGCTAAGTGTTGAGGAAGAAACAGGTTTTTACTGACTACGATTTCATCTTTGTCGATCTGCTGTCCCTTTAGCCACATTGCcttgctttttgctttttcagAAACAGGCTTTTTCTGGGCTCAGAGAAGGATATTGTGCACATATTGGATGCTATTCATTAAATTAGATGGTTTTCTCTTATTTTAGGAATTTGAAGCCTATGTGAATGCTTCAGGAGAACATGGAGTTGTGATCTTCTCCCTGGGCTCTATGGTCTCAGAAATCCCAATGGCCAAATCCATGGAAATTGCTGAAGCTTTGGGCACAATACCTCAGACAGTAAGGACAACACTCTGCTACTCTTTTATGTCCCTAGGCAAAGCCTAATCCCTGCCCCCTGGGACCCAAAGAGTCTTTACTAGTCCATGTCTTTACTAGGTTTGGAGTTTCACTGTCAAGCTCTCTTCCTCCACCTCCCAGTCAAGGTCCACTGAGTTTAGCCAAAGCTCACTCAACTATCCTCATTATAAGTGCATTTTAAAAGTAGGAAAGAACAGACTTTTTTggatatttgtttttcttagatATATTTAGGAAAGGACTAAAGAACTGACTGCTTAGTAAAAATATCAGATTGGACATTGTGGCATCTGTTGAATGGATTAAGTATCTGAATAACCTCACAGAAGTCTAGACTTGAACctggaagataccttagagatcatcaaaaccaaccctttctcattttataaatgaagaaactaagacccagagagatgaaagactTGACCACTGTCCCAGAGGTAGTAACAGAGCTAGGATTAGCCCTTAATTCTCCTGATTCTCCATCCAATGCACTCTACCCACTACATCCCACCCCTAAGTCCTACAAATTATTATCTTGTCATTTCAAAATACTTTGTACCTTTTATGTTGTATGAATACTCAATGTAATGGTGGAATATTGGTCATCGTTCCAGTTGTGGAGTCCTTCTATCCCAACtcgctcattttatagataagaaaaccccagagaagtCCACCCAAGATACATGGATATCAATCAAGTGGTAGTctgggttttgaacccaggtccactgaCTCCAAATACACCATAATTCTTTCTTGTGAGTTAGAAATGACATTCATCCCAAGGCAAAAATAAAGCTTC
The DNA window shown above is from Notamacropus eugenii isolate mMacEug1 chromosome 2, mMacEug1.pri_v2, whole genome shotgun sequence and carries:
- the LOC140525386 gene encoding UDP-glucuronosyltransferase 1A1-like isoform X2, whose product is MSGGLKPQYVLFLWISCLAFAKGGKLLVVPQDGSHWLSMHGVLQEMHRRGHEIMVVAPAVSLYITEAPFYNLTQYPVPFHMGDLESHFRQMNHEVFEKLPLLEKFFKRMESVRNVSTLFLSACSHLVNNRELMTHLGDNHFDAVFTDPFLPCGPIVAKYLSLPAVYFLHALPCSLDYLATQCPSPPSYVPQGFSGSTDRMTFLQRVKNMLLKTFCQFFLSDFVYSPYTSLASELLKTEVTVTDLLSYGSIWLLRSDFAKDFPRPTMPNIVFIGGINCAYTKPLSPEFEAYVNASGEHGVVIFSLGSMVSEIPMAKSMEIAEALGTIPQTVRTTLCYSFMSLGKA
- the LOC140525386 gene encoding UDP-glucuronosyltransferase 1A1-like isoform X1, whose protein sequence is MSGGLKPQYVLFLWISCLAFAKGGKLLVVPQDGSHWLSMHGVLQEMHRRGHEIMVVAPAVSLYITEAPFYNLTQYPVPFHMGDLESHFRQMNHEVFEKLPLLEKFFKRMESVRNVSTLFLSACSHLVNNRELMTHLGDNHFDAVFTDPFLPCGPIVAKYLSLPAVYFLHALPCSLDYLATQCPSPPSYVPQGFSGSTDRMTFLQRVKNMLLKTFCQFFLSDFVYSPYTSLASELLKTEVTVTDLLSYGSIWLLRSDFAKDFPRPTMPNIVFIGGINCAYTKPLSPEFEAYVNASGEHGVVIFSLGSMVSEIPMAKSMEIAEALGTIPQTEDSPLFRRRNQMREMQIETIQKYHLTPIRLEQNIGYWRRCGKTDALMHYWWSLHFREQLELCYTYIHTYIHTYIHTYIHYIT